A stretch of the Bacillus sp. B-jedd genome encodes the following:
- a CDS encoding NAD(P)-dependent alcohol dehydrogenase, with amino-acid sequence MKAIVCKKYGTPEVFELHEVEKPVPKDEQVLVKVHAASVNFGNLVLMKGEPYLARLVFGLTKPKYPIPGGDIAGTVEAVGKDVRQFKVGDEVFGDLSGCGWGGYAEYAAVPESALARKPANITFEEAAGTPMAAVTALQGLRDKGKVQAGQKILINGASGGVGTFAVQIAKSFGAEVTAVCSSRNVDIARTIGADHVIDYTKENFTEGSQQYDLILGVNGHHPISAYKRALKTGGRFVHVGGSESQMFQTMLLGPWFSLTGSRKMSNFLQRANQQDLNLIKDLVEAGKIKPIIDKQYKLSEVREAFRYFAEGHAQGKVVITV; translated from the coding sequence ATGAAAGCAATCGTTTGTAAAAAGTATGGCACGCCTGAAGTTTTTGAATTGCATGAGGTTGAAAAGCCTGTTCCCAAAGACGAACAAGTTTTAGTAAAGGTTCACGCTGCATCTGTTAATTTTGGCAATTTGGTCCTGATGAAGGGTGAGCCATACTTAGCTCGTCTTGTGTTTGGATTGACGAAGCCGAAGTACCCAATACCCGGTGGCGACATAGCTGGAACGGTTGAAGCAGTTGGAAAGGATGTCCGGCAATTTAAGGTTGGCGATGAGGTATTTGGAGATCTTTCAGGGTGCGGATGGGGAGGCTACGCCGAATATGCGGCTGTCCCGGAAAGCGCGCTCGCCCGAAAGCCAGCCAATATTACTTTCGAAGAAGCGGCCGGAACCCCAATGGCCGCGGTCACTGCCCTCCAAGGCCTTCGGGATAAGGGGAAAGTTCAGGCAGGGCAAAAAATCCTGATCAATGGAGCCTCTGGCGGAGTCGGAACATTCGCCGTGCAAATTGCTAAATCCTTCGGCGCGGAGGTAACGGCTGTGTGTAGCAGCAGGAATGTCGATATCGCCAGAACGATTGGGGCAGACCATGTTATTGACTACACGAAGGAAAATTTCACCGAAGGCTCACAGCAATATGATCTGATCCTTGGAGTAAATGGCCACCATCCGATATCAGCTTATAAACGAGCTTTGAAAACCGGGGGAAGGTTTGTCCACGTTGGAGGATCTGAATCGCAAATGTTCCAGACGATGCTTCTTGGCCCTTGGTTTTCACTGACAGGAAGCAGGAAAATGAGCAATTTTTTGCAAAGGGCCAATCAACAAGATTTAAACCTCATAAAAGACCTCGTTGAAGCCGGCAAAATAAAACCCATCATCGACAAGCAATACAAATTAAGCGAAGTTCGCGAAGCATTTCGCTATTTTGCAGAAGGGCATGCCCAAGGGAAAGTAGTGATTACGGTTTAA
- a CDS encoding VOC family protein, translated as MGRLIHFEIHVDDMERAKKFYGEVFGWSFQDWSEYAGMPYYGAVTGNEEEHGINGALMKRQGARPEPNQAMNGFACTMGVGDYDSTESKILENGGQVAMAKHALPGMAWQGYYLDTEGNIFGIHQPDVNAK; from the coding sequence ATGGGTAGATTAATTCATTTCGAAATTCATGTGGATGACATGGAGCGGGCTAAGAAATTTTATGGTGAGGTTTTCGGCTGGTCGTTTCAGGATTGGAGCGAGTATGCGGGAATGCCTTACTATGGCGCGGTGACTGGTAATGAAGAGGAACATGGCATCAATGGGGCTTTAATGAAGCGGCAAGGGGCCAGGCCGGAACCAAACCAGGCAATGAATGGCTTTGCCTGCACAATGGGCGTGGGAGATTACGATTCAACTGAATCTAAAATTCTCGAGAATGGCGGCCAGGTTGCCATGGCGAAACATGCCTTGCCCGGAATGGCGTGGCAGGGATATTACCTTGATACCGAAGGAAATATTTTCGGAATCCATCAGCCTGATGTGAATGCAAAATAG
- a CDS encoding MmcQ/YjbR family DNA-binding protein has product MENMFENDSDVILEKLRAICLALPEAVELIDGFGHNTFKVNGKSFVISGESDKGFRLSFKSDRKTQEFLLHNDYFFRTPYIGQHGWVSIQNPAGEQWDELTGLIQEAYLRAAPKRLVKQWMESREKE; this is encoded by the coding sequence ATGGAAAATATGTTTGAAAACGATTCAGATGTGATTTTAGAAAAATTGCGTGCGATTTGCCTTGCGCTCCCAGAAGCAGTTGAGCTAATAGACGGATTTGGCCACAATACTTTTAAAGTAAACGGTAAATCATTTGTTATTTCAGGCGAGAGCGATAAAGGATTTAGACTATCGTTCAAGTCGGACAGAAAAACTCAGGAATTTTTGCTTCATAACGATTATTTTTTCAGAACTCCTTACATAGGCCAGCATGGCTGGGTATCCATTCAGAATCCTGCTGGGGAGCAGTGGGACGAACTGACAGGGCTTATCCAAGAGGCCTACTTGCGCGCGGCACCAAAACGTTTGGTCAAGCAATGGATGGAGTCCCGGGAAAAGGAATGA